A portion of the Armatimonadota bacterium genome contains these proteins:
- the fdhD gene encoding formate dehydrogenase accessory sulfurtransferase FdhD, whose amino-acid sequence MQVRVVQGNRVEVRGDLLATEEPMEIRLVAGEHRKTVAVTMRTPGHDFELAAGFLFTEGVVTHREEIARISYCVDPDLDAEQRYNVVNVELRTGILPHLPSLERHFTTTSACGVCGKASLEALRLRGCPIMAQGPVVEAAVLCALPEQLRAAQSLFALTGGLHAAALFDAEGRLVALREDVGRHNALDKLLGWAFLEGRVPLAEHVVLVSGRASFELVQKAVVAGVPVFCAVSAPSSLAVEVARTFGVTLVGFLRGDRFNLYSGPERVRIPAPVP is encoded by the coding sequence ATGCAGGTGCGGGTGGTACAGGGGAACCGGGTGGAGGTGCGTGGGGACCTCTTGGCCACCGAGGAGCCCATGGAGATCCGGCTGGTGGCGGGAGAGCACCGAAAGACGGTGGCGGTGACCATGCGCACCCCCGGCCACGACTTCGAGCTGGCCGCGGGGTTCCTCTTCACGGAAGGGGTCGTGACGCACCGGGAGGAGATCGCCCGTATCTCCTACTGCGTGGATCCGGATCTGGATGCCGAACAGCGGTACAACGTGGTGAACGTGGAGCTGCGCACGGGGATCCTCCCGCACCTACCGTCCCTGGAACGCCACTTCACCACCACGAGCGCCTGCGGGGTGTGTGGGAAGGCGAGCCTGGAGGCCCTGCGGCTGCGGGGGTGCCCGATCATGGCCCAGGGACCCGTGGTGGAGGCCGCGGTGCTGTGCGCCCTGCCCGAGCAGCTGCGGGCGGCCCAGAGCCTCTTTGCCCTCACCGGCGGGCTGCACGCGGCGGCCCTCTTCGACGCAGAGGGAAGGCTTGTGGCCCTGCGGGAGGACGTGGGGCGGCACAACGCCCTGGACAAGCTCCTCGGGTGGGCGTTCCTGGAAGGGAGGGTGCCGCTGGCGGAGCACGTGGTACTGGTGAGCGGCCGGGCCAGCTTTGAGCTGGTGCAGAAGGCGGTGGTGGCTGGAGTTCCGGTTTTCTGCGCGGTCTCCGCGCCCAGCAGCCTCGCGGTGGAGGTGGCCCGGACCTTCGGCGTGACCCTGGTGGGGTTCCTGCGCGGGGACCGCTTTAACCTGTACAGCGGGCCCGAGCGTGTTCGGATCCCCGCGCCCGTGCCTTAA
- a CDS encoding amidohydrolase family protein: MQLLMRVARGERPADLALVGGEVLFVQSGEVLPANVAMAGRRIAYVGPSTDFLGPETEVVDCTGKVIVPGYVEPHTHPTHLITPTEFARMVLRTGTTTLVADTLAFLSLADPGLWGELLETLHSLAVQYLWFLRFQRPTRSAGSERFELDLVETVLHLPSVVAVGEFTRWIELYRGEESALRKLVRARRMGKRAEGHLPGVPYDRVQVLVAAGLSSDHEPITPQEARDRLRGGLHVMLRHSSLRQDLPALAEVARQAGPALGRLMLTADGSDVAYVARHGYLDHLLRVAMHSGLSPLTAYPLATLNPAAYYGLDEEFGMVAPGRLADLLVLRSLEDPTPERVIAKGQAAVERGELRIGFPQVDWARYFPPRFRADWSPQPEWFTFPAQGPEAPLVGMELDNTVITRRRDWNVPVRGGRAVLPEGVVLAALLDHRGQWMVRAPLGNFARRLGGLACTFNVAHELLVCGQHPEDMALAVRRVQAMGGGVALVEEGAVLFELPLPFGGLMSALPYEEVAARTEQLTGLLRARGYLHDDVFYTLLFLPSDGLPRVRLTGEGLWDLRANRLLRPPEPLGSGG; encoded by the coding sequence GTGCAGCTCCTCATGCGGGTGGCGCGGGGGGAGCGGCCCGCGGACCTCGCCCTGGTGGGCGGAGAGGTGCTGTTCGTGCAGTCGGGTGAGGTGCTGCCCGCGAACGTGGCGATGGCGGGTCGGCGCATCGCGTACGTGGGGCCTTCCACGGACTTCCTCGGACCGGAGACGGAGGTCGTGGACTGCACCGGGAAGGTGATCGTGCCGGGCTACGTGGAGCCCCACACCCACCCCACCCACTTGATCACCCCCACGGAGTTCGCCCGCATGGTGCTGCGCACGGGCACTACCACCCTGGTGGCGGACACCCTCGCCTTCCTCTCCCTCGCGGACCCGGGCCTGTGGGGAGAGCTGCTGGAGACGCTGCACTCGCTCGCTGTGCAGTACCTGTGGTTCCTGCGGTTCCAGCGGCCCACCCGGTCCGCGGGATCCGAACGGTTCGAGCTGGACTTGGTGGAGACCGTGCTCCACCTGCCCTCTGTGGTGGCGGTGGGAGAGTTCACCCGCTGGATCGAGCTCTATCGGGGAGAGGAAAGCGCGCTGCGCAAGCTCGTGCGGGCCCGGCGGATGGGCAAGCGGGCGGAGGGACATCTACCGGGAGTCCCCTACGACCGGGTGCAGGTCCTCGTGGCCGCGGGGCTCAGCAGCGACCACGAACCCATCACCCCCCAGGAGGCTCGGGACCGGCTGCGCGGCGGTCTACACGTCATGCTGCGCCACTCCTCCCTCCGCCAGGACCTACCGGCCCTGGCGGAGGTAGCCCGACAGGCGGGCCCGGCCCTGGGGCGGTTGATGCTGACCGCGGACGGCTCGGATGTGGCCTACGTGGCCCGACACGGCTACCTGGACCACCTCCTCCGGGTGGCCATGCACAGCGGTCTTTCCCCCCTCACCGCCTACCCCCTGGCCACCTTAAACCCCGCCGCGTACTACGGGCTCGACGAGGAGTTCGGCATGGTAGCCCCGGGGCGGCTCGCGGATCTGCTGGTGCTCCGCTCCCTCGAGGACCCCACCCCCGAGCGGGTCATCGCCAAGGGCCAGGCGGCGGTGGAGCGGGGGGAGCTGCGCATCGGGTTTCCGCAGGTGGACTGGGCCCGGTACTTCCCGCCACGGTTTCGAGCGGATTGGAGCCCGCAACCCGAGTGGTTCACCTTCCCCGCGCAGGGCCCGGAGGCTCCCCTGGTGGGCATGGAGCTGGACAACACGGTGATCACACGACGCCGGGACTGGAACGTGCCCGTGCGGGGAGGGCGCGCGGTGCTCCCGGAGGGCGTGGTCCTCGCCGCGCTGCTGGACCACCGGGGACAATGGATGGTTCGGGCGCCCCTCGGGAACTTCGCCCGCCGGCTCGGGGGACTCGCCTGCACCTTCAACGTGGCGCACGAGCTCCTGGTGTGCGGCCAGCACCCGGAGGACATGGCCCTGGCGGTACGGCGCGTCCAGGCGATGGGCGGCGGAGTCGCTCTGGTGGAGGAGGGGGCGGTGCTGTTCGAACTGCCTCTTCCCTTCGGCGGTTTGATGAGCGCACTTCCCTACGAGGAGGTGGCGGCGCGGACCGAGCAGCTCACAGGGCTGCTCCGCGCCCGCGGGTACCTGCACGACGACGTCTTCTACACCCTGCTGTTTTTGCCCTCCGACGGGCTTCCGCGGGTTCGGCTTACGGGGGAGGGGCTGTGGGACCTCCGGGCCAACCGCCTGCTGCGGCCACCCGAGCCGTTGGGCTCCGGCGGTTAA
- a CDS encoding NUDIX hydrolase: MREARESARGDSVVKQSVALLVYPPGARDRFVVVRRPEHAGEELAGLWGLPAATLRPGEEETEAAHRIAREKLGTTVRLMGVRARGIQERPGYRLEMRLYEAELIGPEPRLPPPPPDPKITYYTAWRWADAAALREAAQQGSLCARLALEALGPYSSTGSNMSTE, encoded by the coding sequence GTGCGGGAAGCCCGCGAATCCGCCCGGGGGGATAGCGTGGTAAAGCAATCCGTAGCACTGCTCGTGTATCCGCCGGGCGCGCGCGACCGCTTCGTGGTGGTCCGAAGGCCGGAGCATGCGGGAGAGGAGCTGGCGGGCCTGTGGGGCCTGCCCGCGGCCACCCTCCGACCCGGGGAAGAGGAGACCGAGGCCGCGCACCGGATAGCCCGGGAGAAGCTGGGGACCACGGTGCGTCTCATGGGCGTGCGTGCCCGAGGCATCCAGGAAAGACCGGGGTACCGGCTGGAGATGCGCCTCTACGAGGCGGAGCTCATAGGCCCAGAGCCCCGGCTCCCGCCTCCCCCGCCCGACCCCAAGATCACCTACTACACCGCCTGGCGGTGGGCCGATGCCGCCGCCCTGCGGGAAGCCGCACAGCAGGGGTCCCTGTGCGCCCGCCTAGCCCTCGAGGCCCTCGGGCCTTACTCCTCCACGGGCTCAAACATGAGCACGGAGTAG
- a CDS encoding DinB family protein: protein MGIHPADAYEYLVKARGRLLEWVGGLSQEQYTQEFPFGLRSIRATLVHTASAEWGYVRRLLGEPVPPPQERPFAPHAQGTFPPFAEAWARQAEETRRVLRSMEDWNRPAEYVIPLGGRPRRYRTTAAGIATQLLFHEVHHRAQVMAMLRQLGIPAENLDYSVLMFEPVEE from the coding sequence ATGGGGATTCACCCGGCGGATGCCTATGAGTATCTGGTGAAGGCGCGGGGGCGGCTGCTGGAATGGGTGGGTGGGCTCTCGCAGGAGCAGTACACGCAGGAATTCCCCTTTGGTCTGCGCAGCATTCGGGCCACCCTGGTGCACACCGCGAGTGCGGAATGGGGATACGTGCGGCGCCTGCTGGGAGAGCCGGTACCTCCGCCGCAGGAACGGCCCTTCGCCCCGCATGCGCAGGGAACTTTCCCGCCGTTTGCGGAAGCTTGGGCCCGCCAGGCGGAGGAGACCCGCCGGGTCCTTCGCAGCATGGAGGACTGGAACCGGCCCGCGGAGTACGTCATCCCTCTCGGGGGACGTCCGCGGCGCTACCGCACCACCGCGGCGGGCATCGCCACCCAGCTCCTCTTCCACGAGGTGCACCACCGGGCGCAGGTCATGGCCATGCTGCGACAGTTGGGGATCCCCGCGGAGAACCTGGACTACTCCGTGCTCATGTTTGAGCCCGTGGAGGAGTAA
- a CDS encoding DUF2182 domain-containing protein → MALEARGLAERAGLGLEGPAATGAVLVLAGLYQFSPFKHACLRRCRTPLGFVLGFWRDGSVGALRMGVQHGLYCLGCCWSLFLVLFPLGLMNLPAMLAVTALVFAEKVLPAGPVFARASGAAILVWGLATLVRATLA, encoded by the coding sequence GTGGCCCTAGAAGCCCGCGGGCTGGCGGAGAGGGCCGGACTGGGCCTGGAAGGACCGGCGGCCACCGGGGCGGTTCTGGTCCTGGCCGGCCTGTACCAGTTCTCGCCTTTCAAGCACGCGTGCCTGCGCCGGTGCCGGACCCCGCTGGGCTTCGTCCTGGGCTTTTGGCGCGACGGCAGCGTCGGCGCGCTGCGGATGGGGGTGCAACACGGGCTTTACTGCCTGGGCTGCTGCTGGTCTCTGTTCCTCGTCCTCTTCCCCCTGGGCCTCATGAACCTGCCCGCCATGCTGGCGGTGACCGCTCTGGTCTTTGCCGAGAAGGTCCTTCCGGCAGGCCCGGTCTTTGCCCGCGCCAGCGGGGCAGCCATCCTCGTCTGGGGGCTGGCTACCCTGGTGCGCGCAACCCTGGCGTAG
- a CDS encoding DUF2182 domain-containing protein, with amino-acid sequence MSDRAAPWQGRGRLLAVLLLLAVAAWAVVVWQATGADSMDMHPVLFVGSWTVMMAAMMLPAAAPMLLTFDRIQAGKRHHGRSAVPTWVSWPATCLCGPRSARWP; translated from the coding sequence GTGAGCGACCGCGCGGCACCCTGGCAGGGCCGCGGGCGACTCCTCGCGGTCCTGCTGCTCCTGGCGGTTGCCGCATGGGCGGTGGTGGTGTGGCAGGCCACCGGGGCCGACTCCATGGACATGCACCCCGTGCTGTTCGTCGGCAGCTGGACGGTGATGATGGCCGCCATGATGCTGCCCGCCGCCGCTCCCATGCTCCTCACCTTCGACCGGATCCAGGCGGGCAAGCGTCACCACGGCCGCTCCGCCGTGCCCACCTGGGTCTCCTGGCCGGCTACCTGCTTGTGTGGGCCGCGTTCGGCGCGGTGGCCCTAG
- a CDS encoding DUF1326 domain-containing protein yields MSQGPRWEISCEYFENCSCDVVCPCEVSPLGPLQARPDQGHCNVYLAFHLDRGRYGSVDLAGLNVVLAIHIPGPMGEGNWTVAAYLDARASTEQQQALGAIFSGSAGGPLAALAPLVGTNLGAKAVPIEYHNQGRKRAARIEGILEAVVAAVPGANPEEDLVKRNAHPLFPEVFQASGVVSRYTDHGLEWNNVGKNADYAAFRWTGP; encoded by the coding sequence GTGAGCCAAGGACCCCGTTGGGAGATCTCCTGCGAGTACTTCGAAAACTGCAGCTGCGACGTGGTCTGCCCCTGTGAGGTCTCGCCCCTGGGACCCCTGCAGGCCCGGCCGGACCAGGGCCACTGCAACGTGTACCTTGCCTTCCACCTAGACCGGGGCCGTTACGGGAGCGTGGACCTGGCCGGGCTCAACGTGGTCCTCGCCATCCACATCCCTGGACCGATGGGGGAGGGGAACTGGACCGTGGCGGCCTACTTGGACGCCCGCGCCTCCACGGAGCAACAGCAGGCGCTGGGGGCCATCTTCTCCGGCAGCGCGGGAGGCCCCCTGGCCGCCCTGGCGCCGCTCGTGGGCACGAACCTCGGAGCCAAGGCCGTGCCCATCGAATACCACAACCAGGGCCGCAAGCGGGCCGCCCGGATCGAGGGCATCCTGGAAGCCGTGGTGGCCGCTGTTCCCGGTGCGAACCCGGAGGAAGACCTGGTCAAGCGCAACGCGCACCCGCTCTTTCCGGAAGTCTTCCAGGCCTCCGGGGTGGTGAGCCGGTACACCGACCACGGCCTGGAGTGGAACAACGTGGGCAAGAACGCGGACTACGCGGCGTTCCGGTGGACCGGGCCGTGA
- a CDS encoding class I SAM-dependent methyltransferase, translating into MRRGAPVGTGELPRRAGGRSGRRTGACGYRAAAVSRGRCPGRDLEDLPFADASFDAVVAVNSVFYAADMAAAMRELVRVARSGGRVVVTAWGPPEKCEFLSAVMPALGPLMPPPPPGAVPPHPGALSEPGALAGLLEAAGLRVMEESEVACPFVWPSTEASWRGNAAAGVNQAAIAHSGEAAVRAVYANADRAHMRPDGSVRYDNVFLWAAGERP; encoded by the coding sequence ATGCGGCGCGGGGCTCCTGTCGGTACTGGCGAGCTTCCGCGGCGCGCAGGTGGCCGCTCTGGACGCCGCACCGGGGCTTGTGGCTATCGCGCGGCAGCGGTTTCCCGGGGCCGATGTCCGGGAAGGGATCTGGAGGACCTCCCCTTCGCCGACGCCAGCTTCGACGCGGTTGTGGCCGTCAACAGCGTCTTTTACGCAGCAGACATGGCGGCCGCCATGCGCGAGCTCGTGCGCGTCGCCCGGAGTGGCGGTCGGGTGGTCGTCACGGCCTGGGGGCCGCCCGAGAAATGCGAATTCTTAAGCGCCGTGATGCCGGCGCTCGGGCCACTGATGCCGCCCCCGCCGCCCGGCGCTGTCCCGCCGCATCCAGGAGCGCTGTCCGAACCGGGGGCGCTGGCGGGCCTCCTCGAAGCGGCGGGCTTGCGCGTCATGGAGGAGAGCGAGGTCGCCTGTCCCTTCGTCTGGCCGAGCACCGAGGCATCATGGCGCGGGAATGCGGCGGCCGGCGTGAACCAGGCGGCCATTGCGCACAGCGGGGAAGCCGCGGTCCGCGCCGTGTATGCAAATGCCGACCGCGCCCACATGCGCCCCGATGGGAGCGTCCGGTACGACAACGTCTTCCTCTGGGCTGCTGGCGAGCGACCGTAG
- a CDS encoding alpha/beta hydrolase, giving the protein MLLFMPGWCASRRVFDELARRCATRRRALAPDWRGHGQSARPADDFGASDLPDDALAVIEASQADLVVPVALSHAGWVAIELRRRLGARIPKLVLLDWTVLDLPPFLGALRSLQDPARWQQTRDQLLSMWLHGLDIPALTHYCMPSQKTRDT; this is encoded by the coding sequence GTGCTCCTCTTCATGCCGGGCTGGTGTGCTAGTCGTAGGGTCTTCGATGAACTCGCACGGCGCTGCGCCACGCGGAGACGTGCACTGGCGCCCGACTGGCGCGGGCATGGACAGTCGGCGAGGCCTGCCGATGATTTCGGCGCCAGTGACCTCCCTGACGATGCCCTCGCCGTGATCGAGGCGAGCCAGGCGGACCTGGTGGTGCCGGTGGCGCTGTCCCATGCGGGCTGGGTCGCCATCGAGTTGCGCCGCAGGCTGGGTGCTCGTATCCCCAAGCTCGTGCTGCTCGACTGGACCGTTCTGGACCTGCCGCCCTTTCTTGGGGCGCTGCGATCGCTCCAGGATCCTGCGCGATGGCAGCAAACGCGCGACCAACTCCTCTCGATGTGGCTTCACGGCTTGGACATTCCTGCCTTGACCCACTACTGTATGCCCAGCCAGAAGACCCGGGATACTTGA
- a CDS encoding helix-turn-helix domain-containing protein — protein MQLRVYHSAFLNVRGRLAWALLQLGEQEAPGPEGGVFCPRLTQAEIAHLLIGATRESVNRWLRWFEHAGAIRRSGGRVALVNVERLRREVY, from the coding sequence ATGCAGCTTCGGGTCTATCACTCCGCCTTCCTCAACGTGCGGGGGCGGCTGGCTTGGGCGCTGCTGCAGCTCGGCGAGCAGGAAGCGCCGGGTCCTGAAGGGGGCGTGTTCTGCCCCCGTCTCACCCAGGCCGAGATCGCCCACCTCCTAATCGGTGCTACTCGGGAGAGCGTGAACCGGTGGTTGCGGTGGTTCGAGCATGCCGGTGCCATCCGCCGGTCAGGAGGGCGCGTGGCTCTGGTGAACGTGGAGCGGCTGCGGCGCGAGGTCTACTGA
- a CDS encoding NAD-dependent epimerase/dehydratase family protein, with protein sequence MRAFVTGSTGFIGSQLTALLRAHGWQVRGLMRPGRDPARLRALGAEGVFGTLEDLPVLVRACEGCDVVFHVAAALGPGTDVQTLFRVNVDGTENVLRAASSARVGRVVFTSSVAVYGEAAPEGADEDTPPHPSGPYGESKVRAEALCRRYMEERGLAVTILRPCFVYGPEDPYFLPTAVSILRGGWFPVVEGGRLPVDLVHVEDVAKAHLLAATVPQAAGRAYNITDGRRRSLRSLVELGARALGVRVRLVPVPRFLARPGAVVLRALGELLRVPGRELLTPDNLQAMCAPHHFSIARARRELGYEPTRQVEEVLPVLLREFAGS encoded by the coding sequence ATGCGGGCCTTCGTGACGGGATCCACGGGATTCATCGGAAGCCAGCTCACGGCCCTGCTGCGGGCCCACGGGTGGCAGGTGCGGGGGCTCATGCGGCCCGGCCGAGACCCCGCGCGCCTGCGCGCGCTGGGAGCGGAAGGGGTCTTCGGAACCCTGGAGGACCTCCCGGTGCTCGTGCGGGCATGCGAGGGGTGCGACGTGGTTTTCCACGTGGCCGCGGCCCTGGGCCCGGGCACGGATGTGCAGACCCTTTTCCGCGTGAACGTGGACGGGACCGAGAACGTGCTGCGGGCTGCTTCCTCCGCCCGCGTGGGACGGGTGGTGTTCACGAGCTCCGTCGCGGTGTACGGGGAGGCCGCACCGGAAGGGGCCGACGAGGACACACCCCCGCATCCCAGCGGCCCCTATGGCGAATCCAAAGTACGGGCGGAGGCGCTCTGCCGACGGTACATGGAGGAGCGGGGGCTTGCCGTGACGATCCTGCGGCCTTGCTTCGTGTACGGCCCAGAAGACCCCTACTTTCTGCCCACCGCGGTCTCCATCCTCCGGGGCGGATGGTTCCCCGTGGTGGAGGGAGGACGACTCCCAGTGGATCTCGTGCACGTGGAGGATGTGGCGAAAGCCCACCTACTGGCGGCCACCGTCCCCCAAGCCGCGGGCCGTGCCTACAACATCACCGATGGGAGACGCAGATCCCTCCGGTCCCTGGTGGAGCTGGGAGCCCGGGCGCTGGGTGTCCGGGTACGGCTGGTGCCCGTGCCCCGCTTCCTGGCCCGACCAGGGGCCGTGGTCCTACGGGCGCTTGGGGAACTGCTCCGCGTTCCGGGGCGGGAGCTGCTGACCCCTGACAACCTCCAGGCCATGTGCGCCCCGCACCACTTCAGCATCGCGCGGGCCCGGAGGGAGCTGGGATACGAGCCCACGCGTCAGGTGGAGGAGGTCTTGCCGGTGCTGCTCCGGGAGTTCGCGGGAAGCTGA
- a CDS encoding GntR family transcriptional regulator, translating into MRGRHRRGIQHTIAEVLRRELLQQPPGARLASVDVLAARFGASPKTVLSALQALAREGLVVIRPRVGVFVAGQLPANSRSSTGKTSST; encoded by the coding sequence GTGCGCGGAAGACATCGTCGGGGAATCCAACACACGATCGCGGAGGTGCTCCGGAGAGAGCTCCTCCAGCAACCCCCTGGAGCGCGGCTGGCGTCCGTGGACGTTCTCGCGGCCCGCTTCGGCGCGAGCCCTAAGACCGTGTTGTCTGCTCTGCAGGCCCTGGCGCGGGAGGGCCTGGTGGTGATCCGGCCGCGGGTGGGGGTGTTCGTGGCAGGTCAGCTTCCCGCGAACTCCCGGAGCAGCACCGGCAAGACCTCCTCCACCTGA
- a CDS encoding MBL fold metallo-hydrolase, producing the protein MTRTQVVEADVVLVDLGLGGNPQVLGAYLLLGEEPALVETGPSSCLRALEAGLAEHGLGVADLRSVVVTHIHLDHAGAAGVLVRRNPHLRVFVHPVGAPHLANPERLLRSARRLYGDLLEVLWGEVAPVPAERIVAVQDGERLRVGGRVLRAVETPGHANHHHVFLDERTGLMFTGDAAGVSLPGCPVVRPPTPPPELDLERWDRTLDRLTELAPRRLALTHFGVREDPEVVFQEMRRRLREMAEVLRPGWEAGEDVERLTERLRRYLDPELEARCGAQTAARQETAASYRLNVLGFVRYFEKVRPASG; encoded by the coding sequence ATGACGCGGACGCAGGTGGTCGAGGCGGATGTTGTGTTGGTGGACCTGGGGCTGGGAGGAAACCCTCAGGTGCTCGGCGCATACCTTCTCCTGGGGGAGGAGCCCGCGTTGGTGGAGACCGGCCCCAGCTCGTGCCTGAGGGCCCTTGAGGCGGGACTCGCGGAGCACGGGCTTGGAGTCGCGGATCTCCGGAGCGTGGTGGTCACCCACATCCACCTGGACCACGCGGGGGCCGCGGGCGTCCTCGTCCGCCGGAACCCCCACCTTCGCGTCTTCGTGCACCCCGTGGGCGCCCCGCACCTCGCAAACCCCGAGCGCCTGCTGCGCAGCGCCCGGCGTCTGTACGGGGACCTGCTGGAGGTGCTGTGGGGCGAGGTGGCCCCGGTGCCCGCGGAGCGGATCGTGGCGGTGCAGGACGGGGAACGCCTGCGTGTGGGAGGCCGTGTGCTCCGGGCCGTGGAGACCCCTGGACATGCGAATCACCACCACGTGTTCCTGGACGAACGGACCGGCCTGATGTTCACGGGAGACGCGGCGGGCGTGTCCCTGCCGGGATGCCCGGTGGTGCGACCCCCTACACCCCCTCCGGAGCTGGACCTGGAGCGGTGGGATCGCACCCTGGACCGACTGACGGAGCTCGCTCCCCGGCGTCTGGCCCTCACCCACTTCGGCGTGCGAGAGGACCCCGAGGTGGTATTCCAGGAGATGCGTCGGAGGCTGCGGGAGATGGCGGAGGTGCTGCGGCCCGGATGGGAGGCAGGGGAGGACGTAGAGCGGCTCACCGAGCGGCTCCGGCGCTATCTGGACCCCGAGCTCGAGGCCCGGTGCGGAGCACAAACCGCCGCGAGACAGGAGACGGCCGCCAGCTACCGGCTCAACGTTCTGGGTTTTGTCCGCTACTTCGAGAAGGTCCGACCGGCTTCCGGGTAA
- a CDS encoding MBL fold metallo-hydrolase produces the protein MAIAFVEEDLMWIRIPVPFPVGTVNSYLVRTDSGALLIDTGIRTPQAMEALEEALDTAGIPLEALRAIVLTHAHPDHIGLAGDIQRRTGAYIFLSEEEAKTARRVWMGPLEERLKTVAELYVAHGMPEALVQEVVQRSRRVASLVAPFGEVRALHEGELFTWGGFEARVYSVPGHSDGHIVLLDPRGRMFCGDHVLPTISPNIALYPGASPNPLRDYLSSLNRVRNLPVRLALPGHGDPFAEWTDRVDWLLDHHAHRLTAILRSLPQEGALAYEVAREIFGPDLRQEEVAFALSETLAHLEWLRAEGYVVRTTNHRIRYRPLGGSPEIRLRPEE, from the coding sequence ATGGCCATCGCCTTCGTGGAGGAAGATCTGATGTGGATCCGGATCCCGGTGCCGTTCCCCGTGGGCACGGTCAATAGCTACCTGGTGCGCACGGACTCCGGAGCCCTCTTGATCGACACGGGGATCCGCACCCCTCAGGCTATGGAGGCGCTTGAGGAGGCCCTGGACACCGCAGGGATCCCGTTGGAGGCCCTCCGGGCCATCGTGCTCACCCACGCGCACCCCGACCACATCGGCCTCGCGGGGGATATTCAGCGGCGAACGGGAGCTTACATCTTCCTGTCGGAGGAGGAAGCAAAGACTGCGCGAAGGGTGTGGATGGGCCCCCTGGAGGAACGGCTCAAGACCGTGGCGGAGCTGTACGTGGCCCACGGCATGCCGGAAGCTCTCGTCCAGGAGGTGGTGCAGCGATCCCGGCGGGTTGCCTCCCTGGTGGCGCCCTTCGGGGAAGTACGCGCCTTACACGAGGGCGAGCTCTTCACCTGGGGCGGGTTTGAGGCACGGGTGTACAGCGTCCCGGGACACAGCGACGGGCACATCGTGCTCCTGGACCCCCGAGGGCGGATGTTCTGCGGGGACCACGTGCTCCCCACCATCTCTCCCAACATCGCCCTGTACCCCGGGGCAAGCCCAAACCCCCTTCGGGACTACCTGAGCTCCCTCAACCGGGTCCGCAACCTCCCGGTTCGTCTTGCCCTACCGGGCCATGGGGATCCCTTCGCGGAGTGGACCGACCGGGTGGACTGGCTGCTGGATCACCACGCCCACCGACTCACGGCCATCCTCCGATCGCTCCCGCAAGAGGGCGCCTTGGCCTACGAGGTGGCCCGGGAGATTTTCGGCCCCGACCTCCGACAGGAGGAGGTGGCCTTCGCCCTCTCCGAGACCCTGGCGCACCTGGAGTGGCTGCGGGCGGAGGGATATGTGGTCCGCACCACGAACCACCGCATCCGGTACCGACCCCTGGGCGGCTCCCCGGAGATCCGCCTCCGTCCGGAAGAGTGA
- a CDS encoding phenylalanine--tRNA ligase beta subunit-related protein codes for MELQLAPELAGRIRLGVAHVEGLVVTREAPEIWAEAERLGEVLRGRYVGRAPGAIEALRYARELYRLLGEDPTKNRPSSEALLRRVLRGESLPRINLLVDVVNLCSLEFGLPIGLYDLDRVQGEVCVRLGRPGEAYESLGKGLFRAQGRLVVADAEGPVGGPTNDSLRTAITERTRRCLAVIFAPASYPALRMADHVRVLGERVVRHGGGRVIQTHILPPTVR; via the coding sequence GTGGAGCTCCAGCTCGCTCCGGAACTTGCAGGGCGAATCCGTCTGGGCGTGGCCCACGTGGAGGGGTTGGTGGTCACGCGGGAGGCCCCTGAGATCTGGGCGGAGGCGGAGCGTCTCGGGGAGGTCCTCCGAGGGCGGTACGTGGGGCGTGCGCCCGGTGCGATCGAGGCCCTCCGGTATGCCCGGGAGCTGTACCGGCTGCTGGGGGAGGATCCCACGAAGAACCGGCCTTCCTCCGAGGCCCTCCTGCGCCGCGTCCTGCGGGGGGAAAGTCTTCCCCGCATCAACCTGCTGGTGGACGTGGTGAACCTGTGCTCCCTGGAGTTCGGTCTCCCCATCGGGCTCTACGATCTGGACCGCGTGCAGGGGGAGGTGTGTGTGCGGCTCGGCCGGCCCGGCGAGGCCTATGAGTCCCTGGGAAAGGGACTCTTCCGGGCGCAGGGACGGCTGGTGGTGGCGGATGCGGAGGGACCCGTGGGCGGGCCCACCAACGACTCCCTCCGGACCGCCATCACGGAGCGCACACGGAGGTGCCTTGCGGTGATCTTCGCACCTGCCTCGTATCCCGCCCTTCGGATGGCGGACCATGTGCGGGTGCTGGGGGAACGGGTCGTCCGGCACGGAGGGGGCCGCGTGATCCAGACCCACATCCTCCCGCCTACCGTCCGGTGA